The genomic DNA atgccatttagcagacgcttttatccaaagcgacttacaatcatgtgtgcatacattctacgtatgggtggtcccgggaatcgaacccactaccctggcgttacaagcgccatgctctaccaactgagctacagaggaccatgggGAGAATTATGGGGAGAAGAGGACAGGGGTAAGAAGTGAGGTGAGGTGGAGCAGGGGGTTAACATTATAAAGATGGATTACAGGGGTAAGAAgtgaggtggggtggggtggttAATATAAAGATGGGGTCATGGAGAAAGGGACTATGGGTAGAATTGAGGTGGTTGGGTTAATATAAAGATGGGGTCATCTATGGGTAGAAATGGAGAAAGGGACTATGGGTAGAAGTGAGGGGGGGTTAATAGATGGGGTCATGGAGAAAGGGATTAATATAAAGATGGGGTCATGGAGAAAGGGACTATGGGTAGAAGTGAGGTGGGGTGGTTAATATAAAGATGGGGTCATGGAGAAAGGGACTATGGGTAGAagtgaggtggggggggggttaatataAAGATGGGGTCATGGAGAAAGGGACTATGGGTAGAAACTGGAGCAGGATGAAGTTTAACATTTTCCACAAATGGTTAACGTCAGGATTGGAGAGGGGAATCTGATCCTAGAGCTGACTCTTTGTAAATACTGGCCCGGTGCAGGTTTTCAATGGGTCAGGCTAATGCTAGCGATACTAGCCCAATTAACGCTAGGGAAGTTAGCATCTTCACAGCATGTTTTCAATAAGACAAGCTAACGCTAGTAAAGGGTGTAGCTAGGTCTGAAAAGGTCAAAAGTCTAAAGGAAGGGTTCAATTCATGACAGAGTCATttctcctcctccgcctctccctccttctctgcttCTTCCTCATCTTCTTTGTCCTCTTCCTCGTCTTCTTCTTTGTCCTCTTCGTTGTCGGTATTGGCGTTGGGAACCCAGAGTCCTGAGTCAATACACCTCTTCATGTGGCCCTTTGCCTCCTGCGGAACCCCACAACAcacaggttagagttagagagagagttagagagagttagtttgttagagagagagagacaggagacactcACCATGGGGTCCATCTTGCTGATAGCTTCCTGCAGCATTGAGATGTCTTTATCATCAAAACACTTCTTCATTTCCTGTGTAACAGGATGTGACATCACAAGATACAGGTCAAAAAAGGAGGCTGGGGTTGGCGACCACTTCCCCTGAATATATGGCCATAGGTTACTGACTGTTATGATGAAGACGTTgagatgtgtctctgtctgtctgtgtgtctctctgtgtgtctgtctctctgggtatgactgactgactgtctgtgtgtgtctctctgtatgtgtgtctctgtgtgcgcgtctcactgtgtgtgtgtgtgttacctctggCAGAGACTTGTAGACTTCCACagggtccagtctgttctgtctctctgtgtgtgtgtctctctctgtgtctgtgtgtgtgtgtgtgtctctctctctctctgtatatatgtgtgtgtgtgtgtgtgtgtgtgtgtgtgcgtctctctccctctgtatatgtgtatgtgtgtgtgtgtgcgcgtctctctctctgtgtgtgtgtgtgcgcgcgcgtctctctgtgtgtgtgtgtgtgtgttttacctctgGCAGAGTGTTGTAGACTTCCACAGGGTCCAGTCTGttccgtctctctgtgtgtgtgcgtctctctctgtgtgtgtgtgtgtgtgtgtgtgtgcgtgtgtgtgtgtgtgtgtgtgtgtgtgtgtgtgtgtgtgtgtgtgtgtgtgtgtgtgtgtgtgtgtgtgtgtgtgtgtgtgtgtgtgtgtgtgtgtgtgtgtgtgtctctctctgtgcgtgtgtgtgtgtgtccacagggTCCAGTCTgttgtctccgtctctctctgtgcgtgtgtgtgtgtgtgtgtgcgtgtgtgtgtgtgtgcgcgcgtgtgtgtgtgtgtgtgtgtgtgtgtgtgtctctctctgtgcgcgtgtgtgtgtgtgtgtgtgtgtgtgtgtgtgtgtgtgtgtgtgtgtgtgtctgtgtgcgtgtgtgtgtgtgtgcgcgcgtgtgtgtgtgtgtctctctctgtgctgtgtgtgtgtgtctctctctgtgtgtgtgctgtgcgtgtgtgtgtgtgtctctctctctctctctctgtgtgtgtgtgttacctctggCAGAGTATCGTAGACATCCACAGggtccagtccacctggccccagtctgttctgtctctcctcctcctcatactcCTCCATAGCCTTTAACAATGAGTTTATTCTTTTCATTTTGAACCTTTTGCCTCATATTTCactctatgtacagttgaagtcagaagtttacatacaccttaatcaAATACATaaatcacaattcctgacatttaatcctagtaaaaatgtcctgtcttagatcagttaggatcaccatattttaagaatgttaaatgtcataataatagtagagagaatgattgatttatttcatcacattcccagtgggccagaagtttacacaaacaatttaaaggcaaatactaattgagtgtaacttgggtcaaatgtttcaggtagccttccacaagcttcccacaataagttgggtgaattttggcacattcctcctgacagagctggtgtaacttgagtcaggtttgtaggcctccttgctcgcacacacttttatcagttctgcccacaaattttgactttgtccttaagccatgttGTCACCGTTTTGGAacaatgcttggggtcattgtccatttggaagacccatttgcgaccaagctttaacttcctgactgatgtcttgagatgttgcttcaatatatccacataattttccatcctcatgattccttccattttgtgaagtgcaccattccctcctgcagcaaagcacctccacaacatgatgctgccaccccgtgcttcacggttgggatagtgttcttcagcttgcaagcctccctttttccttcaaacataacgatggtcattatggccgaacaatttttgtttcatcagaccagaggacatttcttcaaaaagtacgatctttgtccccatgtgcagttgcaaaccgtagtctgtcttttatggcggttttggagcagtggcttcttccttgctgagcgacctttcaggttatgtcgatataggactagttttactgtggatatagatgcttttgtacttttgtttcctccaggatcttcaaggtccgttgctgttgttctgggattgagttgcacttttctcaccaaagcacgttcatctctaggagacagaatgcgtctccttcctgagcggtatgacgtctacgtggtcccatggtgtttatactattgtttgtacagataaacgtggtaccttcaggcgtttggaaatttctcccaaggatgaagcagacttgtggaggtccacaaaggtcttggctgatttccccttgatgtcaagcaaagaggcactgagtttgaaggtaggccttgaaatacatccacagtcaacttagtgtatgtaaacttctgacccactggaattgtgaatcagtgaattattagtgaaataatccatctgtaaacaattgttggaaaaatgacttgtgtcgttgcacaaagtagatgtcctaacccacttgccaaaactatagtttgttaacaagaaatttgtggagtggttgaaaaacaagttttaatgactccaacatgagtgtatgtaaacttctgacttcaactgtatgtatgtattttaGTATTCGGTTCATCAGGACCagaaaagtaataataataatatatgccatttagcagacgcttttatccaaagcgacttacagtcatgtgtgcatacattctacgtatgggtggtcccggggatcgaacccactaccctggcgttacaagcgccatgctctaccaactgagctaaaagTGTGAACGTCAGAATGCTTTTGGATTCAATATCGCTTTGAACTTCTCCCACTTCCATAAAAACACCTCTAAACACCTTGAagcaagagagaaaaacaaaatgGAGGGAAAATGACCTTTTGTATCCTGATCTTAGCTCTGCCTCGAACTCTCTCTTTAAAGGACTCCAGCTCATCAGTAAAGGCCTCCTGATAGGGCTGGTcggcagtctgacagacagagagagagagagagagacagtgttacACAGtagagtctgacagacagacagagagagagagagagaggtgtcagtgtacacagtagagtctgacagacagagagagacagaggtgtcagtgtacacagtagagtctgacagacagagagagaggtgtcagtgtTACACAGtagagtctgacagacagagagagagacaggtgtcagtgtacacagtagagtctgacagacagagagaggggtgtcaGTTAAACACAGtagagtctgacagacagagagacagaggtgtcAGTGTACATCAAagagtctgacagacagagacagtagagtctgacagacagagagacagaggtgtcagtgtacacagtagagtctgacagacagagagacagacagagagagaggtgtcagtgtacacagtagagtctgacagacagagagacagatcagTGTACACAGtagagtctgacagacagaggcacagacagagagaggtgtcagtgtacacacagagtctgacagacagagagacagaggtgtcagtgtacacagtagagtctgacagacagatgagaggggtGTCAGTCCTCCAGGTCTGACAGACATGATGACCAGGGGTGTCAGTGTCACCAGtagagtctgacagacagagagacagggtgtcaGTGTCCACACGATACACATGATGACCAGGAGTctgacacacagagagtcagacagagatgagacagagtctgacagacagaggtgtcagtgtacacagtagagtctgacagacagagacagagtcagtgtacacagtctgacagacagacagacagaagaggtgtcagtgtacacagtagagtctgacagacagataaccagagagagacagaggtgtcagtgtacacagtagagtctgacagacagaggatatatacagtgttACACAGtagagtctgacagacagagagagagagagacagaggtgtcaGTGTACACAGTAGATACACGCGTGAAGTTAAAACATCAACTCATAAAGCCGGGATTCAATCAAAGGAGTCGTTATCGACTAGAAAACAAGGCTTTTCATTTAAAAAGGTCATTTCCACTTGACCCGATATGTGCAGCGTTTCTGTCTGTAATACAATAACGCGTCTCTGATTGAATATCGGCCTTTTAAATGAACAAAAGGCAACACACACCTTGATCTTTTGGAAGAACTCTCTGAAACATCCTCGAGGGTCGATCTTCAGGCTCTTAGCCAACTCTAAGATGAACTGCATCACTATGGTCTGATGGGCTACCTGATCCATCAAACCAtgtttctacacacacaccacacacacacacacacacaaagatgtaAACATGACACACACAATATCTGTGaaacacccccccctcctccagg from Oncorhynchus gorbuscha isolate QuinsamMale2020 ecotype Even-year unplaced genomic scaffold, OgorEven_v1.0 Un_scaffold_631, whole genome shotgun sequence includes the following:
- the LOC124019556 gene encoding hsp90 co-chaperone Cdc37-like encodes the protein MTSRTIDYSVWDHIEVSDDEDETHPNIDTPSLFRWRHQARVEKQVAFEEKGEELERNMAECKRCLEEVQYRVKELEEEGKKEGEEERKTALSKAQAEEKKYRKDQRLWEKKMEEHRREEKKMPWNVDTLSKEGFSKVIDLEVDEKHGLMDQVAHQTIVMQFILELAKSLKIDPRGCFREFFQKIKTADQPYQEAFTDELESFKERVRGRAKIRIQKAMEEYEEEERQNRLGPGGLDPVDVYDTLPEEMKKCFDDKDISMLQEAISKMDPMEAKGHMKRCIDSGLWVPNANTDNEEDKEEDEEEDKEDEEEAEKEGEAEEEK